The following are from one region of the Hydrogenimonas sp. SS33 genome:
- a CDS encoding type II secretion system protein gives MIELIFVIVVIGILASIAMPKLWVTRDDAIIAKGRAEVSTIRSGIATERQKSLLSGNAAYPASLDKDNKAFGAIMEYGVATSDSAGHWSHEANTTTYIYHLGDTDVNFTYNPDTGKFDCDHTVQGCKDLTE, from the coding sequence ATGATCGAACTGATCTTTGTCATAGTAGTGATAGGCATTCTCGCCTCCATTGCTATGCCAAAACTGTGGGTCACCCGGGATGATGCCATCATAGCGAAAGGGCGTGCCGAGGTTTCTACTATCCGCAGTGGTATCGCCACGGAACGGCAAAAGAGTTTGCTCTCTGGAAATGCGGCCTACCCCGCTTCGCTTGACAAAGACAACAAAGCATTCGGTGCGATCATGGAGTATGGCGTTGCAACCAGCGACAGTGCGGGACACTGGAGCCACGAGGCGAACACCACTACCTATATCTACCATCTGGGCGATACCGATGTAAACTTTACATATAACCCTGATACAGGAAAATTCGACTGCGACCATACCGTTCAGGGATGTAAGGATTTGACGGAATAG
- a CDS encoding primosomal protein N', which produces MASLHYYNLCLLGRRAPLFTYHSPAKLKPFELVEVPHRGKTVQAAVVARVEKPSFETREIVERLPFRYAQYQVETARFIETYYVCTPGEALSLFEPFPAEELSGVSREGRPVTALSKPQQEAYESLKTHASALLFAPTGSGKTEIYMQLFADTLAKGQSAVFLMPEISLTPQMEKRLKVHFGDAVAIWHSKLTKKRRAETLERIRKGEVRIVAGPRSALFLPMHEIGLIVVDEEHDDSYKAHNRPRYHARDLALYMGKLLDANVLLGSATPSVSSYAKQPVVKIEKPFVETKKRYVFERGGCRLTPTMMEAIERHTKEGGQVMVFLPTRANFKYLYCENCGHHVECPFCSVGMSLHRRRRVVQCHYCGYTEKIPSRCSECGSDISQERMGTAEVVELLRERFPHLAIQQFDKDTITTANKLQKTLERFAKKEIDVLVGTQMLAKGHDYADITLAIVLGLDYILALPDYRARERAQSLFVQIAGRAGRAREAEVIVQTNEPEFFTEYLGNYEKFLKEELDAREGLYPPTRHLCRLLFSDRDETRGMARVQKVKEAVESYGLVEVVGAGKAPIEKIAGKFRFNILLRSANRRELLRVVKAVDDGTFEVDMDPVDFA; this is translated from the coding sequence TTGGCCTCTTTGCACTATTATAATCTCTGCCTGCTCGGCAGGCGCGCCCCTCTTTTTACCTACCACTCTCCTGCAAAACTGAAACCGTTTGAACTCGTAGAAGTTCCGCACCGGGGCAAAACCGTGCAGGCTGCAGTGGTGGCCCGGGTGGAGAAACCCTCTTTCGAAACGCGGGAGATTGTAGAGCGTCTTCCCTTCCGTTATGCCCAATATCAGGTAGAGACGGCGAGGTTCATCGAGACCTATTACGTCTGCACACCGGGGGAGGCGTTGTCGCTTTTCGAACCTTTCCCCGCAGAGGAGCTTTCTGGAGTCTCCCGTGAAGGGCGGCCGGTCACCGCGCTTTCAAAACCGCAGCAGGAAGCTTACGAATCTCTCAAAACCCATGCTTCCGCCCTTCTCTTCGCGCCTACCGGCAGCGGCAAAACCGAAATCTACATGCAGCTTTTCGCAGATACCCTCGCCAAGGGGCAAAGTGCCGTTTTTTTGATGCCGGAGATCAGCCTGACGCCCCAGATGGAGAAGCGGCTGAAGGTCCATTTCGGCGATGCCGTGGCCATCTGGCACTCGAAGCTGACCAAAAAGCGCCGGGCCGAGACGCTGGAGCGCATCCGAAAAGGGGAGGTGCGCATCGTGGCGGGCCCCCGGTCGGCTCTTTTTCTGCCGATGCATGAGATCGGCCTGATCGTCGTGGACGAAGAGCACGATGACAGTTACAAAGCCCACAACCGCCCGCGTTACCATGCCAGGGACCTGGCCCTTTACATGGGAAAGCTCCTGGATGCGAACGTGCTCCTCGGCAGTGCGACGCCAAGCGTTTCCAGCTATGCGAAGCAGCCGGTGGTGAAAATAGAGAAACCCTTTGTCGAAACGAAAAAGCGGTACGTTTTCGAGCGTGGCGGGTGCCGCCTGACGCCGACGATGATGGAAGCCATCGAGAGGCATACGAAAGAGGGCGGGCAGGTGATGGTCTTTCTGCCGACGCGTGCCAACTTCAAATATCTCTACTGCGAAAACTGCGGCCACCATGTGGAGTGCCCCTTCTGCTCGGTGGGGATGAGCCTGCACCGGCGGCGCAGGGTGGTGCAGTGCCACTACTGCGGCTATACGGAGAAGATTCCCTCCCGCTGCTCCGAATGCGGAAGCGACATCAGCCAGGAGCGCATGGGGACGGCCGAAGTGGTGGAGCTCTTGCGGGAGCGGTTCCCCCATCTGGCGATCCAGCAGTTCGACAAGGACACCATCACCACCGCCAACAAACTGCAAAAGACGCTGGAACGGTTCGCCAAAAAAGAGATCGACGTGCTGGTCGGCACACAGATGCTCGCCAAGGGGCACGACTATGCCGACATCACCCTGGCGATCGTTCTGGGGCTCGACTACATTCTGGCGCTTCCCGACTACCGCGCCAGGGAGCGTGCCCAGTCGCTCTTCGTGCAGATCGCCGGACGGGCGGGGCGTGCCCGGGAGGCGGAGGTGATCGTCCAGACCAACGAGCCGGAGTTTTTCACCGAGTATCTGGGGAATTACGAGAAGTTTCTCAAAGAGGAGCTCGATGCCAGGGAGGGGCTCTATCCGCCCACCCGCCACCTCTGCCGTCTGCTCTTTTCCGACAGGGACGAAACCCGGGGGATGGCCCGGGTGCAGAAGGTGAAAGAGGCGGTCGAAAGCTACGGCCTGGTGGAGGTAGTGGGGGCCGGCAAGGCGCCCATCGAAAAGATCGCAGGGAAATTCAGGTTCAATATCCTGCTCAGAAGCGCGAACCGTCGGGAGCTCCTGCGCGTCGTCAAAGCGGTGGACGACGGAACCTTCGAGGTCGACATGGACCCGGTCGATTTCGCCTGA
- the ispG gene encoding flavodoxin-dependent (E)-4-hydroxy-3-methylbut-2-enyl-diphosphate synthase: protein MIQRYPTRQIRVGNVPVGGDAPISVQSMTYSRTADVEATVEQINRLHFAGADIVRVAVPDYEDAYALKTIRERTSLPLVADIHFNHRLALIAAEHVDCIRINPGNIGEKSRVKEVVKACKERGIPIRVGVNCGSLEKQFEERYGPTAQGMVQSALYNIKFLEDLDFTDIKVSLKASDVERTVEAYRLLRPRVDYPFHLGVTEAGTVFHATIKSAIGLGTLLLEGIGDTLRVSITGELEKEIEVGRAILKDSGAAKEGLNIISCPTCGRIEADLVKAVAEVEERTRHIKTPLNVSVMGCVVNAIGEAKSADVAIAYGKGSGLVMVKGEVVAKLPESKLVERFLEEVEKMAESGE, encoded by the coding sequence ATGATTCAACGATACCCTACCAGACAGATCCGTGTAGGCAACGTGCCGGTGGGCGGCGACGCGCCCATTTCGGTGCAGTCGATGACCTATTCGCGCACGGCGGATGTGGAGGCGACGGTGGAGCAGATCAACCGGCTCCACTTCGCCGGTGCCGACATCGTCCGTGTCGCCGTCCCCGACTACGAAGACGCCTATGCCCTCAAAACCATTCGCGAGCGCACCTCCCTGCCGCTGGTGGCCGATATCCACTTCAACCACCGCCTCGCCCTCATCGCCGCCGAGCATGTGGACTGCATCCGCATCAACCCCGGCAACATCGGCGAAAAATCCCGGGTCAAAGAGGTGGTCAAAGCCTGCAAAGAGCGCGGCATTCCCATCCGTGTCGGCGTCAACTGCGGGTCGCTGGAGAAGCAGTTTGAAGAGAGATACGGCCCCACCGCCCAGGGGATGGTCCAGAGTGCCCTCTACAACATCAAGTTTCTCGAAGACCTCGACTTCACCGACATCAAGGTTTCGCTCAAGGCGAGCGACGTGGAGCGGACCGTGGAAGCCTATCGGCTGCTTCGGCCGCGGGTCGACTACCCCTTTCATCTGGGGGTGACGGAGGCGGGGACCGTCTTTCACGCTACCATCAAGAGCGCCATCGGCCTGGGGACGCTGCTGCTGGAGGGCATCGGCGACACACTTCGCGTCTCCATCACCGGCGAGCTGGAGAAGGAGATAGAAGTGGGCCGCGCCATTTTAAAAGACAGCGGCGCCGCCAAAGAGGGGCTCAACATCATCTCCTGCCCCACCTGCGGCCGCATCGAGGCGGACCTGGTCAAGGCGGTGGCGGAAGTGGAGGAGCGGACCCGGCACATCAAGACCCCGTTGAACGTCTCGGTCATGGGGTGCGTGGTCAACGCCATCGGCGAAGCCAAAAGCGCCGACGTGGCCATCGCCTACGGCAAAGGGAGCGGTTTGGTGATGGTCAAGGGGGAGGTGGTGGCCAAACTGCCCGAATCGAAGTTGGTGGAGCGCTTCCTGGAAGAGGTGGAGAAGATGGCGGAGAGCGGAGAATGA
- a CDS encoding replicative DNA helicase, translating to MEEHLYNLNIERAVLSTIIFDPSQYEEIAAQLKPEDFYHPFHQHLFEAMEELSRADEPIDEEFLKEKLIHKNLFDEVAFLDVLGANPLSNTHAYIKEIKAKAQKRALVTLATEIKKLTIEDDLPAEDVMDAVEAKLYAITSEASTQDFRESLEMARSTLEHIKKMKERGNSMLIGVDTGFKDLNRMTSGFGEGDLVIVAARPAMGKTALTLNMALKSLENGDGVAFFSLEMPAEQLVLRMLSAKTSIALQDLRVGNMTDEEWTRLGEAVDWLGSQKLFVDDEGSLNIHQVRAKLRKLKSHHPEIKVAFIDYLQLMTGTSNKDRHQEVSDISRGLKMLARELNMPIIALSQLNRSLESRADKRPMLSDLRESGAIEQDADIILFVYRDDVYRIREEKEKEMKARAEGKEYKSTFHEKEEEDAEIIIGKQRNGPTGIVELKFQKRFTRFVDAGHVPVEIVYEQSNIDTGGETKIELPPI from the coding sequence ATGGAAGAGCATCTTTATAACCTGAATATCGAACGGGCGGTGTTGAGCACGATCATCTTCGACCCCTCCCAGTACGAAGAGATTGCGGCACAGCTGAAGCCGGAAGATTTCTACCATCCGTTCCATCAGCACCTTTTCGAGGCGATGGAGGAGCTCTCCCGCGCCGACGAGCCGATCGACGAGGAGTTTTTGAAGGAGAAGCTGATCCACAAAAACCTCTTCGACGAGGTGGCTTTTCTGGATGTGTTGGGGGCCAATCCCCTCTCCAACACCCACGCCTACATCAAGGAGATCAAAGCCAAAGCCCAGAAGCGCGCTCTGGTGACGCTGGCGACGGAGATCAAGAAGCTCACCATCGAAGACGACCTGCCCGCCGAAGATGTGATGGACGCGGTGGAAGCGAAACTCTACGCCATCACCTCCGAAGCGTCGACCCAGGACTTCCGGGAGTCTCTGGAGATGGCCCGCAGCACGCTGGAGCACATCAAAAAGATGAAAGAGCGGGGCAACTCCATGCTCATCGGGGTCGATACCGGCTTCAAAGACCTCAACCGCATGACCTCGGGGTTCGGCGAAGGGGACCTGGTCATCGTCGCGGCACGGCCGGCGATGGGGAAAACGGCCCTCACGCTCAACATGGCGCTCAAATCCCTCGAAAACGGGGACGGGGTCGCCTTTTTCTCCCTGGAGATGCCGGCGGAGCAGCTGGTGCTGCGGATGCTCAGCGCCAAGACCTCCATCGCCCTGCAGGATCTGCGGGTGGGCAACATGACCGACGAAGAGTGGACCCGTCTGGGGGAGGCGGTGGATTGGCTGGGGAGCCAGAAGCTCTTCGTGGATGACGAAGGCTCGCTCAACATTCACCAGGTGCGGGCCAAGCTGCGCAAGCTCAAATCCCACCATCCCGAAATCAAGGTCGCCTTCATCGACTACCTGCAGCTGATGACGGGAACCTCCAACAAAGACCGCCACCAGGAGGTCAGCGACATCTCCCGGGGACTGAAGATGCTGGCGCGGGAACTGAACATGCCCATTATCGCCCTTTCGCAGCTCAACCGCTCCCTGGAGTCCCGTGCCGACAAGCGCCCCATGCTCAGCGACCTGCGGGAGTCGGGGGCGATCGAGCAGGATGCTGACATTATCCTCTTCGTCTACCGCGACGACGTCTACCGCATCCGCGAAGAGAAGGAGAAGGAGATGAAGGCACGCGCCGAGGGAAAAGAGTACAAGTCGACCTTCCACGAAAAAGAGGAGGAGGATGCGGAGATCATCATCGGCAAGCAGCGCAACGGCCCCACGGGCATCGTGGAGCTGAAATTCCAGAAACGTTTCACCCGCTTCGTCGATGCCGGCCATGTGCCGGTGGAGATCGTCTACGAGCAGTCCAACATCGACACGGGCGGTGAAACGAAAATTGAGCTTCCGCCTATCTAA
- a CDS encoding ComEC/Rec2 family competence protein, giving the protein MKRKLSFRLSKPLLIEGRREWLLFFAAAFTLFLLSLSRQYLQYRTLVSQKKRAVEAEVLVQYAKTKKGRAYQVLKLHSDALGKDFFTTSKEPLKNLRGRRVALLLFPKKVGFVDFLRTPFIPAYILRVLPGQSLRFRLYDHIAAQHPERWMQELYGALFLALPVSKDLRQAVTKLGANHLLALSGFHMGVLWFILYGGLSLLYRPLQNRFFPWRHRLLDVGAVTVGVLGGYLLLTGMPPSLLRAYAMVVTGWLALLFGIELLSFSFLAVCAVALVALIPSLLFSIGFWLSVWGVFSIYQFLRWTEGWPAWVVFLGLNLWVWLAMLPVVHTLFGTFAPSQLFSPLLTLLFTLFYPVAMALNLLGAGGLMDGMVMELLRYGAQVPAVTVTLPRWVGGLFVLLALFAVRFRVALYLQMGVMLLFLLYLVEKVA; this is encoded by the coding sequence GTGAAACGAAAATTGAGCTTCCGCCTATCTAAACCGCTTCTCATCGAAGGGCGGCGGGAGTGGCTTCTCTTCTTCGCCGCCGCCTTCACCCTTTTTCTTCTCTCCCTAAGCCGGCAATACCTGCAGTACCGCACGCTGGTTTCCCAGAAAAAGAGGGCGGTGGAGGCCGAGGTGCTTGTGCAGTACGCCAAAACGAAAAAGGGCCGCGCCTACCAGGTGCTCAAACTCCACAGCGATGCGCTGGGAAAAGATTTTTTCACGACCTCAAAAGAACCGCTCAAAAACCTTCGCGGGCGGCGGGTGGCGCTGCTGCTCTTTCCCAAAAAGGTGGGATTCGTCGACTTTCTGCGCACCCCTTTCATCCCGGCCTACATTCTGCGGGTGCTGCCCGGCCAAAGCCTTCGCTTCCGCCTCTATGACCACATCGCCGCCCAGCATCCCGAGCGCTGGATGCAGGAGCTCTACGGCGCCCTCTTTCTGGCACTGCCCGTCTCCAAAGATCTGCGCCAGGCGGTGACGAAGCTGGGGGCCAACCACCTGCTGGCGCTCAGCGGTTTTCACATGGGGGTGCTCTGGTTCATACTCTACGGTGGGTTGAGCCTGCTCTACAGGCCGCTGCAGAACCGCTTCTTTCCCTGGCGCCACCGCCTTCTGGATGTCGGCGCCGTGACGGTGGGCGTGCTGGGAGGCTATCTGCTTCTGACCGGCATGCCGCCCTCCCTGCTTCGCGCCTATGCCATGGTGGTGACGGGATGGCTGGCGCTGCTGTTTGGGATCGAACTACTCTCCTTCTCCTTCCTTGCCGTCTGCGCCGTGGCGCTGGTCGCCCTCATTCCGTCGCTTCTTTTTTCCATCGGGTTCTGGCTCTCGGTCTGGGGGGTCTTTTCGATCTACCAGTTTCTGCGGTGGACCGAGGGATGGCCGGCGTGGGTGGTTTTCCTCGGCCTGAACCTCTGGGTCTGGCTCGCAATGCTGCCGGTGGTGCATACGCTCTTCGGTACCTTCGCCCCGAGCCAGCTCTTCTCCCCGCTGCTGACCCTCCTCTTCACGCTCTTCTACCCCGTCGCGATGGCGCTGAATTTGCTTGGCGCGGGCGGCTTGATGGACGGCATGGTCATGGAACTCCTGCGTTACGGTGCGCAGGTGCCCGCCGTGACGGTCACACTTCCCCGGTGGGTTGGCGGACTCTTTGTGCTACTCGCCCTCTTCGCCGTGCGGTTTCGGGTCGCACTCTATCTTCAGATGGGGGTGATGCTTCTTTTTCTTCTCTATCTCGTTGAGAAAGTAGCATAG
- a CDS encoding YihY family inner membrane protein, with the protein MRSEKQSNETNFSLSTSHFSLKTLYCKLKAFYDPDIPYYAASLSFYTIFTIIPLLLVSFSLIVRLPNFSEQYERIKQFIFSNIMPASHETVSQYIDTFLANTSKLGTIGFIFIIVASVMFFQNYEYIVGKIFRTRQKGFWSALTTYWTLITLGPMALAASIYLSVKVQKLLDSTAYTSHIDFLALFPYLIIWALFFVTYKISTATVIRIKAAAISSFFASLVWYIGKNLFIYYTLHTKTYTTIYGSFSILLFFMLWIYVSWIIFLYGQKLCYFLNEIEKKKKHHPHLKIECDPKPHGEEGE; encoded by the coding sequence GTGAGGAGTGAGAAGCAGAGCAACGAAACGAATTTCTCACTTTCCACTTCCCACTTCTCACTCAAAACCCTCTATTGCAAACTCAAAGCGTTCTACGACCCCGATATCCCCTACTACGCCGCAAGCCTCAGTTTCTATACCATCTTCACGATCATTCCGCTACTGCTGGTGAGCTTTTCGCTGATCGTGCGGCTCCCCAACTTCAGCGAACAGTATGAGCGTATCAAGCAGTTTATCTTCTCCAACATCATGCCCGCCTCCCACGAAACGGTTTCGCAGTATATCGACACCTTTCTGGCCAACACGTCGAAGCTGGGGACCATCGGTTTCATCTTCATCATCGTCGCTTCGGTGATGTTCTTCCAGAACTACGAATATATCGTCGGCAAGATCTTCCGCACCCGCCAAAAGGGGTTCTGGAGTGCACTGACCACCTACTGGACCCTCATCACGCTGGGCCCCATGGCACTGGCGGCCTCCATCTACCTTTCGGTCAAGGTCCAGAAACTTCTCGACAGCACGGCCTACACCAGCCATATCGACTTCCTGGCCCTCTTCCCCTATCTCATCATCTGGGCCCTCTTTTTCGTCACCTACAAAATATCGACGGCCACCGTCATCCGCATCAAAGCCGCCGCTATCTCCAGCTTTTTCGCCTCGCTGGTCTGGTACATCGGCAAAAACCTCTTCATCTACTACACGCTCCATACCAAAACCTACACGACGATCTACGGCTCTTTCAGCATTCTGCTCTTTTTCATGCTCTGGATCTATGTCAGTTGGATCATCTTCCTCTACGGCCAGAAGCTATGCTACTTTCTCAACGAGATAGAGAAGAAAAAGAAGCATCACCCCCATCTGAAGATAGAGTGCGACCCGAAACCGCACGGCGAAGAGGGCGAGTAG
- the glcD gene encoding glycolate oxidase subunit GlcD produces the protein MIDPKHIHALSAIVGSDNIYADKAHMIAYSYDATRERYEPDAVVFPRHEEDVSAILRYCNEHKIAIVPRGAGSGFTGGALPANGGIVLAMEKHMNKILEIDMDNMVAVVQPGVINMELQKAVEAKGLFYPPDPASQEYSTIGGNVSENAGGMRAAKYGITKDYVMAIRAVRPNGDIIRAGKKTIKDVAGYNIAGILIASEGTLAVITEITLKLIAKPKLKKTAMGIFPSVEAAMEAVYKTMASGVTPVAMEFLDNLTIRAVEEKYHKGLPVDAGAILITDVDGNLPEEISYQMDVIEKVFMENGCSDFKKAKDDAEAADLWFARRNASQSITIYGSKKINEDITVPRSVLPELLRRINDVALKYNVKIPCFGHTGDGNVHTNVMVDGSDSEQLKIGHQAIEEIFRITVDLGGTLSGEHGIGLSKAPFMHLAFTEEELQLFRDIKRAFDPNNILNPGKMAL, from the coding sequence GTGATCGACCCCAAACATATCCACGCCCTGAGCGCCATTGTCGGCAGTGACAACATTTACGCCGACAAGGCCCACATGATCGCCTACAGTTACGACGCCACGAGGGAGCGGTACGAACCCGACGCCGTCGTTTTTCCCCGCCACGAAGAGGATGTGAGCGCCATTCTGCGCTACTGCAACGAACACAAAATCGCCATCGTCCCCCGCGGGGCGGGCAGCGGCTTCACCGGCGGCGCGCTTCCGGCCAACGGCGGCATCGTCCTGGCGATGGAGAAGCATATGAACAAGATCCTCGAAATCGACATGGACAATATGGTCGCCGTGGTCCAGCCGGGGGTCATCAACATGGAGCTGCAGAAGGCGGTGGAGGCCAAAGGGCTCTTCTACCCGCCCGACCCAGCCAGCCAGGAGTACAGCACCATCGGCGGCAACGTCAGCGAAAACGCCGGCGGCATGCGGGCGGCCAAATACGGCATCACCAAGGACTACGTCATGGCCATCCGCGCCGTCCGCCCCAACGGCGACATCATCCGCGCCGGCAAAAAGACCATCAAGGATGTGGCGGGCTACAATATCGCGGGCATCCTCATCGCCAGCGAAGGGACCCTGGCGGTCATCACCGAAATCACCCTCAAGCTGATCGCCAAGCCGAAACTCAAAAAGACCGCCATGGGCATCTTCCCCAGTGTCGAAGCGGCGATGGAGGCGGTCTACAAAACGATGGCCAGCGGCGTCACCCCCGTGGCGATGGAGTTTCTGGACAACCTCACTATCCGCGCCGTGGAGGAGAAGTACCACAAGGGGCTCCCGGTGGATGCGGGCGCCATCCTCATCACCGACGTAGACGGCAACCTGCCCGAAGAGATCAGCTACCAGATGGATGTCATCGAAAAGGTTTTCATGGAAAACGGCTGCAGCGACTTCAAAAAGGCCAAAGACGACGCCGAGGCGGCGGACCTCTGGTTCGCCCGCCGCAACGCCAGCCAGTCCATCACGATCTACGGCTCCAAGAAGATCAACGAAGACATTACCGTCCCCCGCTCCGTTCTGCCCGAACTGCTTCGGCGCATCAACGACGTGGCCCTGAAGTACAACGTCAAAATCCCCTGCTTCGGCCACACGGGAGACGGCAACGTCCACACCAACGTCATGGTCGACGGCAGTGACTCCGAACAGCTCAAAATCGGCCATCAGGCAATCGAAGAGATCTTCCGCATCACCGTCGATCTGGGCGGAACCCTCAGCGGAGAACACGGCATCGGCCTCTCCAAGGCCCCCTTCATGCACCTGGCCTTCACAGAAGAGGAGCTGCAGCTCTTCCGCGACATCAAACGGGCCTTCGACCCCAACAATATCCTCAATCCGGGGAAAATGGCGCTTTAG
- a CDS encoding plasminogen-binding N-terminal domain-containing protein: MKLFKTLFLISLAAGTLFAAEPRSETGTLQQVSGKTGTVDLKNIPAGVSGIVIHTYNPTHKAIVASAVVTRSDAAQTSIKLLPYTGLKQPNLPSVKTPPRQGDTVILGYLYDRVLPIVPNRKSFDKARKSFSKLHIIHPDLMAAELAKDKSPIPDKEHFQRMCDKFALGIVMFMYADGTDFLDCKSWQKVAHVDVASVEPKKFKQPFYNRFEEIPSPFYDWTEHKIDDFDRFYKRLEQQK; the protein is encoded by the coding sequence ATGAAACTTTTCAAGACGCTTTTTCTCATCTCTCTCGCCGCCGGCACCCTCTTCGCCGCCGAACCCCGGAGCGAAACGGGCACCCTGCAGCAGGTGAGCGGCAAGACCGGCACCGTGGACCTGAAGAACATCCCCGCCGGGGTGAGCGGCATCGTCATCCACACCTACAACCCGACCCACAAAGCGATCGTCGCCTCGGCCGTGGTCACCCGCAGCGACGCGGCGCAAACGTCGATAAAGCTGCTTCCCTACACCGGGTTGAAACAGCCCAACCTCCCCTCCGTCAAGACGCCGCCCCGACAGGGAGACACGGTGATCCTGGGCTATCTCTACGACAGGGTCCTGCCGATCGTCCCCAACCGAAAATCCTTCGACAAGGCCCGAAAGAGCTTTTCCAAACTCCACATCATCCACCCCGACCTGATGGCGGCGGAGCTGGCGAAGGACAAATCGCCGATTCCGGACAAGGAGCATTTCCAGCGCATGTGCGACAAATTCGCTCTGGGCATCGTCATGTTCATGTATGCCGACGGCACCGATTTTCTCGACTGTAAAAGCTGGCAGAAGGTAGCCCATGTCGACGTCGCCTCCGTCGAGCCGAAAAAGTTCAAGCAGCCCTTCTACAACCGCTTCGAGGAGATTCCCTCCCCCTTCTACGACTGGACGGAGCACAAAATCGACGATTTCGACCGATTCTACAAACGACTGGAGCAACAAAAGTGA
- a CDS encoding peptidoglycan DD-metalloendopeptidase family protein codes for MRRLFFACLLLAAALHASMVKKEPWPQGESFLHYLAHHDMPQSIYWNLDKEAKELCEEIRAGAPYYTMTDDNGTTIEQVLIPVNEELQIHLVKTKEGYRFEMIPVIYRKIEDIFALPIRRSPYQDIIEATHNRKLAHAFVDAFKNSFDFTRLRKGDELAVAYEEKMRLGEPYGLPVIRAAMIEQHKKPHFLFRFHDRYYDEKGKEVEGFVFRKPVNHVRITSRFTLRRWHPILHRYRAHLGVDFGGRVGTPIYAAADGRIIFAGRLGGYGNVIKIRHRDGFMTLYAHMHRFRRGMHRGKYVKKGQVIGYIGSTGMSTGPHLHFGLYKNGRPVNPLGVIKVTRKTLYGKRRKAFIRYAETMKQKLLNAAKTHACAVRLDDLSRSRYCIDEADADKTDGNESSGG; via the coding sequence TTGAGAAGACTCTTTTTCGCATGCTTGCTGCTGGCCGCTGCCCTGCACGCTTCGATGGTCAAAAAGGAGCCCTGGCCCCAGGGTGAGAGTTTCCTGCACTACCTGGCGCACCACGACATGCCCCAGTCGATCTACTGGAATCTGGACAAGGAGGCCAAGGAGCTCTGCGAGGAGATCCGCGCCGGCGCTCCCTACTACACGATGACCGACGACAACGGCACGACGATCGAGCAGGTGCTGATACCGGTTAACGAAGAGCTTCAGATCCACCTGGTGAAGACGAAAGAGGGGTACCGCTTCGAGATGATCCCCGTCATCTACCGCAAGATCGAAGATATTTTCGCCCTTCCCATCCGACGTTCCCCCTACCAGGATATCATCGAAGCGACCCATAACCGCAAGCTCGCCCACGCCTTCGTCGACGCCTTCAAAAACAGTTTCGATTTCACCCGCCTGCGCAAGGGGGACGAACTGGCCGTCGCCTACGAAGAGAAGATGCGCCTGGGGGAACCCTACGGGTTGCCCGTCATCCGGGCGGCGATGATCGAGCAGCACAAAAAGCCCCACTTTCTCTTCCGTTTCCATGACCGCTACTACGACGAGAAGGGGAAGGAAGTGGAAGGGTTCGTCTTCCGTAAACCGGTGAACCATGTGCGCATCACCTCCCGTTTCACCCTGCGGCGGTGGCACCCCATCCTGCACCGTTACCGGGCCCATCTGGGGGTCGATTTCGGCGGGCGGGTCGGCACGCCCATCTATGCGGCGGCGGACGGCCGCATCATCTTCGCCGGGCGCCTGGGAGGCTACGGCAACGTTATCAAAATCCGCCACCGCGACGGCTTCATGACGCTCTATGCCCATATGCACCGTTTCAGGCGGGGGATGCACCGCGGAAAATATGTCAAAAAGGGGCAGGTGATCGGCTACATCGGTTCCACGGGGATGAGTACGGGCCCCCACCTGCACTTCGGCCTCTACAAAAACGGCAGGCCCGTCAACCCCCTGGGCGTCATCAAGGTGACCAGGAAAACCCTCTACGGCAAACGCAGGAAAGCCTTCATCCGCTATGCCGAAACGATGAAGCAGAAGCTTCTCAACGCCGCCAAAACCCATGCCTGCGCCGTCCGACTCGACGACCTCTCCAGGAGCCGCTACTGCATCGACGAAGCCGACGCCGACAAAACCGACGGCAATGAAAGCAGTGGCGGATGA